In Acomys russatus chromosome 13, mAcoRus1.1, whole genome shotgun sequence, the genomic stretch tcctctctctagAGACCTGTTACCCTTGAAAAATGGCAGAGGCGGTCTTCCGTGCGccgaagaggaaaagaagagtatATGAGAGTTACGAGTCGCCGCTGCCTATCCCCTTTGCTCAGGACCAAGGTGCAAGGAAGGAATTCCGAATATTCCGAGCTGAACTGATTAACAGCCATGTGGTGGTGAGGGGCACCGAGGACATGGAGCAGCTCTATGGGAAGGTAAGCCCAGGCAGCCTCTGGTTCCTTCCCGGGGACACCCTGGGCAGCGCCCCTCCTTCTCCAGGCCCCTCCCGGAATAAACCATAAGCGTCGGCTCTAAAGCCTCTACAGTGAGGCATGCCACATTCCTTCGCCAACATCACGCCGGGCGAAGTGGTGTATATTAAAGACAGACAAGTAATTTACAGAAAGGTAATGAGTAAAAGCGACAGATCACCCCACTGACCTCCGCCCTTTCCCGAGGTCACTACACAGTGGCTGGCACAGGGCCCAGGTCATGGGCAGAGCAGAGCCTGTGTAGAGGTCCCCAGTGTCTCTGCTCTCCTCGCTGGAGACTTGACAGATAAGAACGACTTTTAGTTCTGTCAGTTATGGGCTGCAAATGAGACTAGTGGTTTGTTTCCCCCAACCCACTGctgctcccacccacccccgtATCCTTTTTATTGCTGGGACATTTTAAAACCAGcctgatggagagatggctcaacacccatacacatgcaaTTTAAATGAGTGGATCTTAAAAGCAATTGAGATGTAGCTCATAGCCATGAAGTTCACCCCTCATAAGCATACCTTTAATTCAgtgactatctatctatccatccatatgcatatgtatgtgtatatgtatccatatatatttggatgtttgtatgtatatatatatgtatatatatatccatatatgtacatccgtgtgtgtgtgtgtgtgtgtgtgtgtgtgtgtgtgtgtgtgtatgaggcggggggagagaaggagaggagagtgtCCTATCAGCACAGTGCAGttttagtatttgtttgtttggtgctgGGGTTTGGGCCAAGGGCCTTGTATTCTACCTCTGAACTGTACATGCCATCCCCACTAGTAAATGCTCAGGTCAGCTGATGGGCATCCTGCCTCCCTTTGCCTTCTCTAGAGGTTACAGTAAGGTCAGTGGCCTCAGCCCTGGGGCCCCTGGGACCCTGGTGTGTTAGGACCTCATTGGGTCCTATCTGTCTACAGCTTCCTGCTGAGGCCTttgtgggtttttggtttggtttggttttggtttttcaagacagggtttctctgtgtagccttggctgtcctggactttttagaccagactggccttgaactgagagatctgcttgcctctgcctcccaagtgctgggattaaaggtgtgcaccaccccgcCTGGCCTGCTGAGGCCTTTGTTCACACCATGTAAGGTGAACTGAGGCTTTACACATGCTGGACAATTTTTACTCATCgtattattatttgatttttttttctgtttatatgtaATCAAAGGCAGGGAAAGTATGTATTTGGGGGAAACTAGCAGGAAAGAGAAGGACTCTTCCATTCCAGAGTAGGAAAGAATCCAAGAAGGCCTTTGTCTGCGGTGGGCACAGCTCCCACTCCCGGGTGCAGCGCACTGCATTCTTGAGCCACATGTGAAAAGAAGCTGCCCCTGCCTGATCTGGCGCCTTCAGGATGCCAGCCACAAGCCAGAGCGATCTGTCATGCAACAGACGAGCTGATACTGAGAGCTCCGGGGCTACAGAGATGGATCCATGCATAAAGTACACAAGGTCCTACGTTCAGACCCTGGCACCCATGGGAAATAATCAACACCAATCACatgcagacatgtgcacacatgtacctTCATTCTCACATATGCACAcgtgcacctgcacacccacatggacacacacagaggtgaCACTGGGAATGTGCGATCATTAGAGAATTGGGGAAACTCGAGGCCGTTGAATAGTTCTATTCTGCCGAAGCTGCAAACCCAACAACTGAGCATCAACCATGTTCTCTTCTTGGAAGGGTTACTTTGGAAAAGGCATTCTTTCGAGAAGTCGCCCGAACTTCACCATCTCCAATCCCAAGCTGGCTGCCAAATGGAAAGGTAAGACGTGCAGCTGCCATTTGGCGCTTACATGTCCTGGTGAGATGGTAAGTTCTGGAAGAGAGGCAACACTCACAGTGCTCCTGCCTAGAGAAGCAGCTACAAGAATTTGCGTCAGAACAGTTGTTTGTTCTGTATTagtttgcctttttatttatttttagaatgtcTTACTACTTAGCCCAGGATCTCCCATGTGCCAGCAGATCAGGCAAAAGGACCCCTTTGATTTTTGGAAATGTGTGTCCCTTTTCTTCTGGGATGGTTGGAAGTCTTACTGACAATACAGGGCCCTAATTTCAATCATCGCCCCTCAAAAGACAGGAAGAAGTGTTATCTGGCTTTTTTGTTATACTTTGTGTAGGATGCTTTGTGTAGGAAGTATTGCCTGCCTATGCCACTGTCAAAATGAGTTTGGTGTTTTAGTTGTAGATGTGGAATTTACAATAACCATGGCATTGTTAAACATACTACTATGGGTCTGGTGGTGAGACAGCTCGGCAGATAAAAGTGCTTACCAGGAATCCTATGACCTGAGTTAGATCTGATGGGTTCTGTGTTAGTttagttctctagaggaacagaacagtgtgtgtgtgtgtgtgtgtgtgtgtgtgtgtgtgtgtgtgtgtgtgtgtagggagttATTAGAGtggctcacaggctgtggtccagctagtcccaCAGTAGCTGTCTTGTCTCCTGACAGAAAGTCAAGAATCCATAGTCATTCAGTCTACAATgctgatgtctcagctggtctttagtACCTTGGAATCCTGAGGAAGTAGGTTCTAATCCCAGTGAAGAATGCCTCAgtagcctgggcatggtggcgcacgcctttaatcccagcactcgggaggcagaggcaggcgactcgctgtgagtttgagcccagcctggtctacaaagccagtccaggacagccatgaccaacacggagaaaccctgtcttgaaaaaaaccaaaacaaaacaaaaacaaaaaaaggatacCACAGCAGCAGGATGGATGAACttgcctcagagtaaaggccaacaggcaaaaagcaaaaggacCCATCTTCTGGGTCCCTTAATAGGGGCTGTCACCAGacagtgtggcccagatttagggtaggtcttcccgcctcaaatgatccaatcaaGGAAAATCCCTCGCACATGTTCCCGGCTGcttgtgggggtttttgtttgtttgtttgtttgtttggttggttggttggttgttgattTTTGTAGTCAAATTGCCACAGACCCATATAGTAGAAGGAGATAACCGAGTCGTCTTCcatgtgtgctatggcacatTCACACCggacacacaaataaatggagtttaaaatttaaaactaattaatGTGCATAGCTCCTTAATTCACAGTTCTTTTCTCAATACATTTTCCAAGGCATCTTCATGATAATTAATTAAGCAATACCAGtaggttaaaataataaaagaattgccAGGCAgagtggtatatgcctttaatcccagcactcaggaggcagaggcaggcacacccacacacacaaaaacaaatacattgaaaagttttaaaataataaaagaggcaGCCGTGGTAGTCTacatcttaatcccagcactcaagggggcagaggcaggcaatcactgagttcaaggccggtctggtctatgagtgagtccaaaacagccaagactacacagaaaccgtgtctcgagaagcagaaggaaagaaagaaagaaagaaagaaagaaagaaagaaagaaagaaagaaagaaagcatttctttaaagCTAATACAGTGACccagacctataatcccagcaagtAGGACGCTAAGACTGAAAAATCAACAGCTAGAGACCTAACctcaacagaaaagcaaaaaaaacaacaaaagggaggtggggcggaggggggggcGGCGAGTTGTGAAATGATGTAAGAAAGTATAGAAATTACCACACGGAGGCATTAGCTCAGATGGAGGGACTGTCCTCTCACACACTTGTGCTTCTGCGCTGGGGCTCTGAGGGCTCCTCTGAGCCAGCAGGAGGGTGTGGGCACACGAAGGACAGGGGTCAGGGCCTGCCTGTGGCCAATAGACAGCCATCATCTGGCTGTGTAACTCCATCTTTAGGGTTTTAGTGGGTTTTATTCCCTCTAAGGATGTCTGTCTGGAGCTAATAGAACGTCTTTCTGTTCCaggtgtgcagacagacatgccTATAATCACCTCGGAGAAGTAAGTGAGGGCGGCCTTGGCTTCGGTGCGGCTGTGTCTGCTGTTAGGCAGTCTGTGCTGACCTTTGTTTTCTCCTGGTAGTAGAGAATGCTTGAAAATTGAGCCTGAACTTAATGTGGCTCAAATCCCATGTGAAATGTGTGGCTTGTTCAggttaccccacccccaccccaagcaccAGCTGCTGTCATGTCTACAGTGTGTTATGATGAAGTCCTGAGATGCTGGGACTGAGCAGGCCTCCCAGCCCACATGTACCGAAGGTCCTTCCCTCTTGGTTGCTCTACGCTGCAGGGTCAAAGGGTTTCACAGAAGTTCCTGTCAACTGCTCTTGGATATTCTGGAAGCACTTCCCCTGACTCTACAGACACCTGCACAGTGCCCAGCTAATCCCAGCGTGCCCATGGTCTTGCCCATGCATCCCCTCTCCCATGAGTTCTCCCCTCCACAGCCCCCTCCACTGTCCCAAATATTGAGCCTATGGCCtcttctctgagccatctctcacagTTCCAGGATATCAACGTCTTACATCTCTCTGTAGCCTGGACTTAATAGTCCATTGATAAGACTGGGACtaagtggtggctcatgcctgtaatagcagcactgagacaggaggattgctttgagtgcAAGGCCCCTTGTCTTGGTCTGTCTTGTCTTGCTGTActgaaacagcatgaccaaagcaacctggggaagaaagggtttatttgacttactttccacatcacagttcatcatggatggaagtcagggcagaaactcaagcagggcaggaacctggaggcaggagctggtgcagaggtcaTGGCAAAgcactacttactggcttgctcagcctgctttcttatagagcccagggtGACCAGCCCAAGTATGACAccacccacaacaggctgggtcctccctcatcaatcactaattaagaaaatgctctatggGCTTGCCTGTAGCCAGATCTAAtataggcattttcttgattgagacTCCCTCCTCTTAGATGGCTTGTAGCTTGtatgaagttgacataaaactaactaACACACCCctttctcataaaacaaaacaatatttggACCTATATGTGTGTGCAATGACTAATCTTGGGTGTCAGTTGAAAATTACTTCTGTCAGATTGGTCTACGAGGCCATTTTCTCAACTGCTAATTGGTGGAGGAGAGCCCGAGACCCCTGTGGGTGGTACATCCCTAGGCATGTGGTTCTGGGCTGTAGAAGAGAGCTAGCCAACTGAGATAGAGAGCGAGTCTGTAAGCAAAGTTCCTCCAAGGCCTTTCTTTCCGTTCCCACCTCTGGTCTTGTCTGGAGCTCCTGCCCTGGTACCAGTGTGCTCTAAggtaaaataaaacctttccccACCATGTTGCTTTTGTTGGTCagagtgtttcatcacaacagaaAGGGAACTTGAACTATGCATAAGGCTAATCATTTCTTTCCATATCCATTGATGTTCCTGGGCGATGTGAAAAATGTTGATGGAAATTCACTTCCCTATACTAAACACGTGGTCTTATATTATGGATGGAGTGTCAGCCAGAACAGTGTGATAGCCAAGATTATAAATAAGACAAAACGGATCCCAGTGAAAGGCAACACTCCCTGCCTTAGTTACTGGCATCTCTTGGTGATGAAATGACACTGATTTTAATACTTTGTTAAATGGGGGTTAATTTTGTCAGAGTAGGCAAATGATCAGAGGGACAGCGTTGCGTGCTTGTTGCTGGGCAGCTAGATGCAGGAGAATGGGAAGGAGGCAAGCCGCCTGCAGTCCACCCTTCAGGAAAACTCAACATCTTCGTAGGCTACCTTGTTGACTCTTTCATCGCTTTGCTGTCACGGAGTCCAGACTTGTGTGTTATTGATGGTGTTTGGCAGGTATCAGCATCGAGTGGAATGGGCCATGGATTTCCTGCATAGACAGGGCCATGATGAGAGCACTGTGCAGAAGATCCTCACAGACTACACAGGACCACTTGAGCTTCCTTgcagaaaggggagagaagagaccCCACGGCATGACCCGCTGGACTCTGAGGCCGACCCCTCCCTGGAAGACAGAGTGGGAGAGGACAACCTTTCTGTGATCCCTGGAGGCGCTGAACAGTCACATGACCTGCAGGGTCTCGACACACACTCAGACTGCCTGCAGGAGGGGCCTGGCCATGGTACGCTCGCTGTGGCTCGTCCATCTAGCCTTAATGGACATGTGGTAGAGGACCCCACGGTTCTGCCGCAGATCCCCTGCCTTAGCCAGAAAGCCCTCATCGCCCAGGATAGCCTTTGGCCTGAAGGCAGCAGCCAGGCAGCGGGAGAGAAAAGTGACACTCATGAGTACGTGCTTGTAGAGGAAGAGCAGTGTGATGtccaggaggaggaggcggccCCAGATGAGAAGGTATGTTGTAACAGTACTGTGCTCCCCTCATTTGGGCTTCAGTTACAGCCAAGCACAGTCTGAGAGCATTGctatttgtcttggttttttatttatttttatttttattttattttttgtttttttttttttagacagggtctctctgtgtagccttggctgtcctggacttgctttgtagaccaggctggcctggaactcacagcgatccgcctgcctctggctcccgagtgctgggattaaaggcgtgcgtcaccacgccggCTTTGTCTTGCTCATTGCATGGTTGAGAATCCCTCTTTTTTACTAATCACTGTTGTTAATCTCTCAGTGATGCAAACTTGACCCATGACTGGATGTGGGTAGGAAACCTACAGCAGTGTGGTCAGTGCTACCTGTGGTCACAGGCATCCACTGAGACTGGAACATGTCTCTGTAGAGAGGAGGGCTGCCAGTCACCTCCCCAGAGCAATCTGCTGCTGGCCAGTATCAGCCTCCCCAGATGCTGTTCATCTGCCACTGGGCAGGCCTATCGTCACACTGGGCCCGTATGAGGCTTCTGAGGCCAGCGCTGATGCGCAGCCATTGTGAGGACTGTTTCCACTAAAATTCAAGTTTAGAAAATAATGAGTTAAAGCAAAACCAGTAATTCTCTGCACCTTGTTTGGGAGAAGAAGAAATGCAGTGTAATCGCCTGATCTCAGGCGTGGCTGAGAGGATGGAGTTCTCGACACCTAAGGTCAGGCACACAGCTTTAGCAGAAGACACTCAAGTTCTACAATGGAGTTATCACTTCTGCAGGGAAATCCACGGGCTAGCGTTagcagcagaggaagcagaacGTCCTCTCTACataggctttttttgtttttgttgttttgttttgctttaaaatctatttttcacAGATTTTACACAGCATCATGGAAAACCCAAAAGAAACACCTGACAACATTCTGAAATTTTGATGAGAAAAGAACTCaacttgggtgtggtggtgcacacctgatgCAGGAGGGCTGTGAACTCAGTCTGGCCTGGGCTATGTAGCCCATTGAGTTTATGAAAAGATGCTCACTTGGGAATTCAATCTTTATGACAAGTGTGTCCCAGGTGGCTGACTTGTTACCTCACcgcccccctttctctttcattgtaGTTGCTGCAAAGAAGGAGACTGGTGTGCAGAAGAAATCCGTACAGGATCATTGAGTATCTGCAGCTCAGCCTAGAGGAGGTATGTGTGCATCTTGCTGCCTCAGCCCTGGGAGAGTTCAGCCTGTGCACTGTGCACCTGAACCCACCTCGCAGAGCGGTTCTGTATAGACTGCTGAATGCTGAAATCACCTGCCAGGATGCTGATTCTCAGCCTGTTGCGGCATCCGAGTGTGTTGGATCTGGGCTATAGCTCTGTGACATCACTAAAATGGTGTGTGAGAGCTCTGGGTTAAACCCTCTCCATcgctcctcctcatcctcatcctcatccttctttttagatagggtcttgctatatagcccaggctagcctgaattgacagccctcctgcctcaggtgtgctgggatttgggtgtgtaccaccacccaacctgaatctttctttttttatccagGTTTCAGAATGTTGTCAGTGTTGTCGTTTTCCTATTATTTGTTTGGTTTCGTTTCTTGTTTTGAGGCGGGGTATAAcagggtagccctggctgcccaaGAACTGATTGTATAGACAGCTgtcctcaaatgcacagagacctCTCagcagcctcccaaatgctgggagcaCAGGTGTGCAGCACTATGCCCTAATAGTTTTCATCAGCTTTTACACATTCATCCTTATTAAAATGTGCTTAGCACACCAGTTCATTCATTTGAAGTGTGTAAGCCGGGTGTTGGTGGAGGTCACTGGCAGAGTATCTGCAGGGTGTTCACAAGGCTCTGGGTCAATCCCCAGttctgcaaaacacacacatacacacacacacacacactcactccaccTGATGTGGCCACATGTGCCTGTTGTCCCAgatacttgggaagctgaagagGATGATCATTTGCATCCAGAATATCAAAGCCAGCTTGGACAGCACAGCCAGACCCTtcccaaaaaaagagagaaagaaagagattaaagttTCTTACCCAGCAGAGCCTACCAGCTTTCTATATGCTTGTGCGGCTCTGATCGCGTACTGACTGGTGAGTGAGTGAGCACATTCCGGGCGTTTCCTTCTGCAGAATCACTTAGTGTGCTCCACTCCGTGAGTAAGCTGCAtcctacacactacagcacactgCCCCTCCGCTGTGTCCCTCTCGTGTGTAGTCGCGATCGGCTGAGACCCCGCCTTCTTGCTCCTGTGTTTCTGCTGTTGGAGGCAGTGGGCCCTTCCTGAGCTTCacggcagcagcagcacagctctTGGCAGACGTGGAGGTCTCTGGAGAAGTTGTTGTATTCATCCAGGTGGTTGTCTCAGAGCAGCATCTGTAACCCTCCATGTCCTGGcccttgcttcttccttcctcgCTGGAGGGCTGAGCAGGGAGCACTGTAGGGGACATGACAtcactttatcttttattttctcacCTGAAGCTGATAGTCTACCCTGAAATTCAGTAGCCACTGGCCACTGAACTAACttaaactaattaaaattaaatgagttCAAATTTCCATTATCCAGTTGCCCTAGCCCCATTTTTTGTACCAAACAGGCACATGTGACCTCTGTGCTGGGCACCGTGTAGAGCGCTCTCAGTCTCATGGACAGGAGAGGCTCGGGCAAAATGAAGTGAGCCCAgccactcctctctctctgttccaaGCATCAGACTCCATCCGCTTGAATAGCTACAGTCTCCACACAGAAATCTGTGATTACTTTTTACTACTATGAAAATATTGGTCCTATCTATAAAAATACTTTACCACCACCTGTTGAATGACTTTAAAGAGCTCGGGTTTTTCTCCATCACTATATTtaaggccagctccactgtgtacTCAGGTAAGAAACTCCCCTGGTTGGCTCTGAGggtct encodes the following:
- the Tsen2 gene encoding tRNA-splicing endonuclease subunit Sen2 — translated: MAEAVFRAPKRKRRVYESYESPLPIPFAQDQGARKEFRIFRAELINSHVVVRGTEDMEQLYGKGYFGKGILSRSRPNFTISNPKLAAKWKGVQTDMPIITSEKYQHRVEWAMDFLHRQGHDESTVQKILTDYTGPLELPCRKGREETPRHDPLDSEADPSLEDRVGEDNLSVIPGGAEQSHDLQGLDTHSDCLQEGPGHGTLAVARPSSLNGHVVEDPTVLPQIPCLSQKALIAQDSLWPEGSSQAAGEKSDTHEYVLVEEEQCDVQEEEAAPDEKLLQRRRLVCRRNPYRIIEYLQLSLEEAFFLVYALGCLSIYYEKEPLTIVKLWQAFTAVQPTFRTTYMAYHYFRSKGWVPKVGLKYGTDLLLYRKGPPFYHASYSVIIELVDDNFEGSLRRPFSWKSLAALSRVSGNVSKELMLCYLIKPSTMTSEDMETPECMKRIQVQEVILSRWVSSRERSDQDEL